The following is a genomic window from Rhodoferax sp. PAMC 29310.
CCTGTTCCCGCACATGACCATTTTGCAGAACTGCATGCTGGCACCCATGCGCTCACGAGGCCTGAACAAGGAAGAAGCTGAGACGACCGCCATGAAGTACCTCACCCGCGTTCGCATTCCCGAGCAAGCGCACAAGTACCCCAGCCAACTGTCAGGCGGCCAGCAACAACGTGTGGCCATTGCACGGGCCCTGTGCATGACGCCCAAAATCATGCTGTTCGACGAGCCCACCTCGGCGCTGGACCCTGAGATGGTCAAAGAGGTGCTGGACACCATGATTGGACTGGCAGAAGACGGGATGACCATGTTGTGCGTGACCCATGAAATGGGATTTGCCCGCAGCGTGGCGGATCGTGTGATCTTCATGGCCAACGGAAAAATCATAGAAGAAGCCCCACCTCAGCAGTTCTTTGCCAATCCGCAGAACGAAATGACGCGTAACTTCCTCGGTCAGGTCTTGAATGCTCAGTACGCTCATTGACCGGCTCACCCCCGACCTGGCGCCTCCTGCCCTGCCTGAGCCGATTCGGGCACTGACAGTGCTCATCTCCCTGTCGTCATTTGGCGCCGCCGAGGTGCGACGACACGGCCAACTTTGGTTTTCCCAACTCAGTTTTGATGCGGGCGCCGATGGGGTCGAAGTCAGAAGCGAGTTGATCGTTGACGAGCTGCATGAGCTGGCGGCCATTCGGCAACTGGCCTGCGAAGAACAGAAGGCGCTGGTTTACTCTTGTGCCCTTCCCCTTTGGGACCCCATCGGCGAGCTGGACAGCAACGCATTGAATCGCGCCATCCAGGCGACTCTGACCTTGGGCGCTACCCGACTCAAAATGTCGATTGGCGGCTTCAAACCCAGCTCCCGCAGCACCCTTGATACCGTGCAT
Proteins encoded in this region:
- a CDS encoding amino acid ABC transporter ATP-binding protein, which gives rise to MHSPEPSSRLPRADTAAPIIRIEAVDKWYGQFQVLTNINLSVKAGERIVVCGPSGSGKSTLIRCINRLEIVQKGRIEVDGIDLTAGGRNVDSVRQEVGMVFQQFNLFPHMTILQNCMLAPMRSRGLNKEEAETTAMKYLTRVRIPEQAHKYPSQLSGGQQQRVAIARALCMTPKIMLFDEPTSALDPEMVKEVLDTMIGLAEDGMTMLCVTHEMGFARSVADRVIFMANGKIIEEAPPQQFFANPQNEMTRNFLGQVLNAQYAH